In a genomic window of Rhododendron vialii isolate Sample 1 chromosome 12a, ASM3025357v1:
- the LOC131311673 gene encoding ATPase 10, plasma membrane-type-like: MGEDLEKPLLGPENFNREGIDLERLPLDEVFEQLRTSKAGLTSEDAEARLKIFGPNKLEEKPENKILKFLSFMWNPLSWVMEAAAVMAIALANGGGQGSDWQDFVGIICLLIINSTISFIEENNAGNAAASLMARLAPKTKVLRDGHWQEQDAAVLVPGDIISIKLGDIIPADARLLEGDPLKIDQSALTGESLPVTKRTGDEVYSGSTCKQGEIEAVVIATGVHSFFGKAAHLVDSTEVVGHFQQVLTAIGNFCICSIAVGMILEIIVMYPIQQRSYRTGINNLLVLLIGGIPIAMPTVLSVTLAIGSHRLSQQGAITKRMTAIEEMAGMDVLCSDKTGTLTLNRLTVDRNLIEVFHKDMDKDTVVLLAARASRIENQDAIDTAIVNMLADPKEARANITEVHFLPFNPVDKRTAITYIDSYGNWYRASKGAPEQILNLSEEKEEIAGKVHAIIDKFAERGLRSLGVAIQEVPEKSKDSPGGPWKFCGLLPLFDPPRHDSAETIRRALNLGVCVKMITGDQLAIAKETGRRLGMGTNMYPSSSLLGRQRDENEVIPVDELIEKADGFAGVFPEHKYEIVKILQEKKHIVGMTGDGVNDAPALKKADIGIAVADATDAARSASDIVLTEPGLSVIISAVLTSRAIFQRMKNYTIYAVSITIRIVLGFMLLALIWEYDFPPFMVLIIAILNDGTIMTIAQDRVKPSPRPDSWKLNEIFATGVVIGTYLALVTVLFYWVAAETTFFETCFGVSSLSGNSEELSSAVYLQVSIISQALIFVTRSQSWSFLERPGTLLMVAFVVAQLVATVIAVYAEISFASISGIGWGWAGVIWLYSLIFYIPLDIIKFIVRYALSGQAWNLVFDRKTAFTSRKDYGKEDREAKWVLSQRTLQGLMSGELEIRDRGSSMLAEQARRRAEIARLGELHTLRGHVESVVRLKNLDLNLIQSAHTV, translated from the exons ATGGGTGAAGACCTGGAGAAGCCACTGTTGGGTCCTGAGAATTTCAATAGAGAAGGAATTGATCTG GAACGCTTACCGCTCGATGAAGTTTTTGAGCAACTGCGTACGTCAAAAGCAGGACTTACATCTGAAGATGCAGAAGCCCGATTGAAGATATTTGGCCCAAACAAGCTTGAAGAAAAGCCA gagaacaaaattttgaaatttctcagTTTCATGTGGAATCCCCTGTCTTGGGTTATGGAAGCAGCAGCAGTGATGGCAATTGCTCTTGCTAATGGCGGA GGGCAGGGTTCAGACTGGCAGGACTTCGTAGGGATTATTTGCCTGCTTATAATAAATTCAACAATTAGCTTTATAGAGGAAAACAATGCTGGTAATGCAGCAGCATCCCTCATGGCTCGTTTAGCTCCAAAGACAAAG GTCCTCAGAGATGGCCATTGGCAGGAGCAAGATGCAGCTGTTTTAGTACCGGGAGATATTATTAGCATAAAGCTTGGCGATATCATCCCTGCAGATGCTCGCCTGCTTGAGGGAGACCCGCTGAAAATTGACCAG TCAGCTCTTACAGGAGAATCTCTGCCTGTCACCAAGAGGACAGGCGATGAAGTTTATTCTGGTTCAACATGTAAGCAGGGAGAGATAGAAGCCGTAGTGATAGCAACTGGAGTTCACTCTTTCTTTGGGAAAGCTGCACATCTAGTTGATTCCACTGAAGTTGTTGGTCATTTCCAGCAG gTTCTTACTGCCATTGGGAATTTCTGCATTTGCTCCATAGCTGTGGGGATGATTCTGGAAATCATTGTCATGTACCCCATACAGCAGCGTTCATACAGAACTGGAATCAAcaatcttcttgttcttttgatTGGAGGAATACCCATAGCCATGCCAACAGTATTGTCTGTTACACTTGCAATCGGTTCTCATAGACTCTCTCAACAG GGAGCCATTACGAAGAGGATGACGGCAATTGAAGAAATGGCTGGAATGGATGTCCTATGCAGTGATAAAACCGGAACACTTACCCTGAATCGCCTAACTGTTGATCGGAACCTTATTGAG GTTTTTCATAAAGATATGGATAAAGATACGGTTGTCCTGCTTGCTGCAAGGGCATCAAGAATTGAAAACCAAGATGCTATAGATACAGCCATTGTTAACATGCTTGCTGATCCAAAGGAG GCACGGGCGAACATAACAGAAGTGCATTTCTTACCTTTCAATCCAGTGGATAAACGCACTGCCATTACCTACATTGATTCATATGGCAACTGGTATCGGGCCAGCAAAGGAGCTCCTGAACAG ATTCTGAATCTCTccgaagagaaagaagagattGCTGGAAAAGTGCATGCCATTATTGACAAATTTGCTGAACGTGGCTTAAGGTCTCTTGGAGTCGCTATTCAG GAAGTTCCAGAAAAATCGAAGGACAGTCCGGGAGGTCCTTGGAAGTTTTGTGGGTTGTTGCCCTTGTTTGATCCTCCAAGACATGATAGTGCTGAGACCATTCGTAGAGCACTGAACCTTGGGGTTTGTGTTAAGATGATTACAG GTGATCAGTTGGCAATTGCGAAGGAGACAGGCCGACGACTTGGCATGGGAACTAATATGTACCCCTCTTCATCATTGTTGGGGCGTCAAAGGGATGAAAATGAAGTTATTCCAGTTGATGAGCTCATTGAGAAGGCGGATGGCTTTGCTGGTGTATTTCCTG AACACAAGTACGAGATTGTGAAGATTCTACAAGAAAAGAAGCATATTGTTGGAATGACTGGAGATGGTGTGAATGATGCACCTGCTTTAAAGAAGGCAGATATTGGAATAGCAGTGGCGGATGCTACGGATGCAGCAAGGAGTGCTTCTGACATCGTCTTGACAGAGCCAGGCTTGAGTGTGATTATCAGCGCTGTTTTAACTAGCCGGGCTATATTCCAAAGAATGAAGAACTATACA ATATATGCGGTCTCCATAACCATTCGTATCGTG CTTGGTTTTATGCTCCTGGCATTGATTTGGGAATATGACTTTCCGCCTTTCATGGTCCTTATTATAGCAATACTGAATGATG GGACTATCATGACTATTGCCCAAGACCGAGtgaagccatctccaagacctGACAGTTGGAAGCTTAATGAGATATTTGCCACCGGTGTTGTCATTGGCACTTATCTTGCTTTAGTTACTGTCTTGTTTTACTGGGTTGCAGCAGAAACAACTTTCTTTGAG ACCTGTTTTGGGGTCAGTTCCCTATCCGGAAATAGTGAAGAGCTTTCATCTGCTGTATATCTGCAAGTCAGCATTATCAGCCAAGCTCTTATATTTGTTACCCGCAGTCAAAGTTGGTCATTTCTGGAGAGGCCTGGGACCCTGTTGATGGTTGCATTTGTGGTGGCTCAATTG GTTGCTACCGTGATTGCAGTCTATGCAGAAATTAGCTTTGCTTCAATTAGCGGCATTGGTTGGGGCTGGGCAGGGGTAATCTGGTTATATAGCTTGATCTTCTATATTCCCCTAGATATCATCAAGTTTATAGTGCGCTATGCTTTGAGCGGACAAGCTTGGAATCTGGTATTCGACAGGAAG ACGGCTTTCACATCTAGAAAAGACTATGGGAAGGAAGATAGGGAGGCTAAATGGGTACTTTCTCAGAGAACTCTACAAGGGTTGATGTCTGGAGAGTTGGAGATCAGGGACAGGGGGTCTTCTATGCTCGCCGAACAGGCCAGGCGTCGTGCTGAAATAGCTAG GTTAGGAGAATTACACACTTTGAGAGGACATGTAGAGTCTGTGGTGAGGCTTAAGAATCTTGACTTAAACTTGATTCAGTCGGCTCATACCGTCTAA